A portion of the Caenorhabditis elegans chromosome III genome contains these proteins:
- the tlk-1 gene encoding Protein kinase domain-containing protein (Confirmed by transcript evidence): protein MSSGMLGATQFMPQNSSHPSTSVMMQQVPPQNGGATRSSPTEMQQCMQAMSEDSIEMRDYNSGVHHMHPHQMQMQQQQQHHQQQYNMSYHNHQQQMQQMHYHQQQQQYQQQQAQHHQMYAPQIQQQQQQPQQQSQQQSAQQPQQSSAALQHVNESSNLSSAGSISDREPEQHGGTPQRPTAPQSSTATDKKTRKRRKAGPTEDQATPKQERKITEFMKVGGEVASGNSVARCLLTEYHQNQGSPKRQPAVQQNGSNSYDSQQQQPQMNQHEMQNSYWGVATPSLGVNNRGTPTPTQQQHYSSDSNSNSNQSPPGQGNQSGRMVRTIDEETQTDSSLSQANPQNADEVAKMNRIIEDHRRQIEELNSKNSLERRKNEASKETIKRLLIDKNQIERKALRDKTAADSPRIGCFKTTRTGDSFRDQWVDGWAFAEMDKKTEQINAERNEIASASALLKKRKPLGIGKEPKRPQAVNSQNDSNGMQPSTSSNTNGDDAIFRRPEEPKEIQYQEYIELDEIYKLRREHLRKEETDLSMEKERLEKEKQHHVRELKRASNESASQFNDHRLLHKRYLMLNLLGKGGFSEVWKAFDIEENRYVACKIHHVNKDWKEEKKANYVKHAMREKDIHKSLDHCRIVKQYDLLTIDNHSFCTVLEYVPGNDLDFYLKQNRSISEKEARSIIMQVVSALVYLNEKSTPIIHYDLKPANILLESGNTSGAIKITDFGLSKIMEGESDDHDLGIELTSQFAGTYWYLPPETFIVPPPKITCKVDVWSIGVIFYQCIYGKKPFGNDLTQQKILEYNTIINAREVSFPSKPQVSSAAQDFIRRCLQYRKEDRADVFELAKHELFRPRGAIRASVAGSLLLVIITLCQHSNRSEDRLCVSNV from the exons ATGAGTTCCGGAATGCTCGGTGCAACACAGTTTATGCCACAAAATTCAAGTCATCCATCAACGTCTGTAATGATGCAACAGGTACCACCACAAAACGGTGGTGCAACACGTTCATCACCAACTGAGATGCAACAGTGTATGCAGGCAATGTCAGAAGACTCGATAGAAATGCGGGATTATAATTCTGGAGTTCATCATATGCATCCTCATCAAATGCAAatgcaacagcagcagcaacatCATCAGCAGCAATACAATATGTCGTATCATAATCATCAACAACAAATGCAGCAGATGCATTACCACCAG CAGCAACAGCAATATCAGCAGCAGCAGGCTCAACATCATCAGATGTATGCTCCACAAATTCAGCAACAGCAACAGCAGCCCCAGCAACAGTCACAACAACAGTCTGCCCAACAGCCCCAACAGTCATCGGCTGCGTTACAACATGTGAATGAGTCGAGCAATCTCTCGTCGGCTGGTAGTATTTCGGATCGTGAACCAGAGCAACACGGTGGTACCCCTCAACG ACCGACAGCGCCACAGTCGTCGACAGCCACTGACAAGAAAACCAGAAAGCGACGAAAAGCTGGTCCAACTGAAGATCAGGCAACTCCGAAACAAGAAAGGAAAATCACAGAATTCATGAAAGTTGGAGGAGAGGTTGCAAGTGGAAATAGTGTTGCACGATGTCTATTGACGGAATATCATCAAAATCAAGGATCACCGAAGAGGCAGCCAGCTGTACAGCAGAATGGATCTAACAGTTACGATTCACAGCAGCAGCAACCACAAATGAATCAGCATGAAATGCAAAACTCATATTGGGGAGTTGCTACACCGTCATTGGGTGTTAATAATCGTGGAACCCCGACTCCAACTCAACAACAACATTATTCATCGGATTCAAACTCAAACTCGAATCAATCACCACCTGGTCAGGGAAATCAATCAGGAAGGATGGTGAGAACAATCGATGAAGAGACTCAGACGGATTCTTCGCTATCTCAG GCTAATCCTCAAAATGCTGATGAAGTCGCCAAAATGAATAGAATCATTGAAGACCATCGTCGCCAAATCGAAGAGTTGAACTCGAAGAATAGTTTGGAACGAAGAAAGAATGAAGCTTCGAAAGAAACAATCAAGCGATTACTTATCGATAAGAATCAGATCGAACGAAAAGCCCTTCGCGACAAAACGGCTGCCGATTCACCTCGAATTGGATGTTTCAAAACTACTCGAACTGGTGATTCATTCCGTGATCAATGGGTTGATGGGTGGGCGTTTGCCGAAATGGATAAGAAAACTGAACAGATCAATGCTGAAAGAAATGAAATTGCAAGTGCTTCTGCCttgttgaaaaaacgaaaGCCTCTTGGAATCGGTAAAGAACCTAAACGCCCACAGGCAGTCAATTCTCAAAATGACTCCAACGGTATGCAGCCATCAACAAGTTCCAATACGAATGGAGACGATGCGATCTTCAGACGACCTGAAGAACCGAAAGAAATCCAGTACCAAGAGTACATTGAGCTCGATGAAATCTATAAACTGCGCAGGGAGCACttgagaaaagaagaaactgATCTCTCCATGGAGAAAGAAAGATTGGAAAAGGAGAAGCAGCATCATGTGAGAGAGCTGAAACGAGCTTCGAATGAAAGTGCGTCACAGTTCAATGATCATCGACTCTTGCATAAAAGATACCTCATGCTGAACTTGCTCGGTAAGGGTGGATTCAGTGAGGTCTGGAAGGCGTTCGACATTGAAGAGAACCGGTATGTCGCATGCAAGATCCATCATGTTAACAAAGACTGgaaggaggagaagaaggCGAACTACGTCAAGCACGCGATGCGTGAAAAAGACATCCACAAGTCATTGGATCATTGCCGAATTGTGAAGCAATACGATCTGCTCACAATCGACAATCACTCGTTCTGCACGGTTCTCGAATATGTGCCGGGCAACGACCTCGATTTCTACCTCAAGCAGAACAGGTCGATCAGTGAGAAGGAGGCTCGAAGCATTATTATGCAAGTTGTTTCTGCTCTTGTCTATCTGAATGAAAAGAGCACTCCCATCATTCATTATGATCTAAAGCCTGCGAATATTCTTCTCGAGTCAGGAAACACCAGCGGTGCAATCAAGATCACCGACTTTGGGCTGTCGAAAATCATGGAGGGAGAGAGTGACGATCATGACTTGGGAATCGAGCTCACCTCACAGTTCGCTGGAACTTATTGGTATCTTCCACCTGAGACCTTCATCGTTCCACCACCAAAGATCACTTGTAAAGTCGATGTCTGGAGTATTGGAGTCATCTTCTATCAATGTATCTATGGAAAGAAGCCGTTCGGAAATGATCTGACTCAACAAAAGATCCTCGAATACAATACGATTATTAATGCAAGAGAAGTGTCATTCCCAAGCAAGCCTCAg gTGAGCTCCGCTGCTCAAGATTTCATAAGAAGATGCCTGCAGTACAGGAAAGAAGACAGAGCAGATGTTTTCGAGCTGGCGAAGCATGAGCTTTTCAGACCAAGAGGagcg
- the tlk-1 gene encoding Serine/threonine-protein kinase tousled-like 1 (Confirmed by transcript evidence), producing the protein MSMLSMDGIVAGGGSSSGGGERSFVLEQKMFNTGPQNKALPTVQSSGSSSNHAPIVGESPLGTVSSTMATGDTGRVGNVTYMSSGMLGATQFMPQNSSHPSTSVMMQQVPPQNGGATRSSPTEMQQCMQAMSEDSIEMRDYNSGVHHMHPHQMQMQQQQQHHQQQYNMSYHNHQQQMQQMHYHQQQQQYQQQQAQHHQMYAPQIQQQQQQPQQQSQQQSAQQPQQSSAALQHVNESSNLSSAGSISDREPEQHGGTPQRPTAPQSSTATDKKTRKRRKAGPTEDQATPKQERKITEFMKVGGEVASGNSVARCLLTEYHQNQGSPKRQPAVQQNGSNSYDSQQQQPQMNQHEMQNSYWGVATPSLGVNNRGTPTPTQQQHYSSDSNSNSNQSPPGQGNQSGRMVRTIDEETQTDSSLSQANPQNADEVAKMNRIIEDHRRQIEELNSKNSLERRKNEASKETIKRLLIDKNQIERKALRDKTAADSPRIGCFKTTRTGDSFRDQWVDGWAFAEMDKKTEQINAERNEIASASALLKKRKPLGIGKEPKRPQAVNSQNDSNGMQPSTSSNTNGDDAIFRRPEEPKEIQYQEYIELDEIYKLRREHLRKEETDLSMEKERLEKEKQHHVRELKRASNESASQFNDHRLLHKRYLMLNLLGKGGFSEVWKAFDIEENRYVACKIHHVNKDWKEEKKANYVKHAMREKDIHKSLDHCRIVKQYDLLTIDNHSFCTVLEYVPGNDLDFYLKQNRSISEKEARSIIMQVVSALVYLNEKSTPIIHYDLKPANILLESGNTSGAIKITDFGLSKIMEGESDDHDLGIELTSQFAGTYWYLPPETFIVPPPKITCKVDVWSIGVIFYQCIYGKKPFGNDLTQQKILEYNTIINAREVSFPSKPQVSSAAQDFIRRCLQYRKEDRADVFELAKHELFRPRGAIRASVAGSVSSPSIPRSPSVNREDDNM; encoded by the exons ATGTCGATGTTGTCAATGGACGGTATCGTCGCAGGAGGCGGAAGCAGCAGTGGTGGCGGAGAACGAAGTTTCGTATTAGAGCAAAAGATGTTCAATACGGGCCCACAGAACAAAGCTTTACCAACG GTCCAGAGCAGCGGTTCATCATCGAATCACGCTCCGATCGTCGGCGAGTCTCCACTCGGCACTGTGAGCAGCACAATGGCTACCGGTGATACGGGTCGTGTTGGA aacgtgACCTATATGAGTTCCGGAATGCTCGGTGCAACACAGTTTATGCCACAAAATTCAAGTCATCCATCAACGTCTGTAATGATGCAACAGGTACCACCACAAAACGGTGGTGCAACACGTTCATCACCAACTGAGATGCAACAGTGTATGCAGGCAATGTCAGAAGACTCGATAGAAATGCGGGATTATAATTCTGGAGTTCATCATATGCATCCTCATCAAATGCAAatgcaacagcagcagcaacatCATCAGCAGCAATACAATATGTCGTATCATAATCATCAACAACAAATGCAGCAGATGCATTACCACCAG CAGCAACAGCAATATCAGCAGCAGCAGGCTCAACATCATCAGATGTATGCTCCACAAATTCAGCAACAGCAACAGCAGCCCCAGCAACAGTCACAACAACAGTCTGCCCAACAGCCCCAACAGTCATCGGCTGCGTTACAACATGTGAATGAGTCGAGCAATCTCTCGTCGGCTGGTAGTATTTCGGATCGTGAACCAGAGCAACACGGTGGTACCCCTCAACG ACCGACAGCGCCACAGTCGTCGACAGCCACTGACAAGAAAACCAGAAAGCGACGAAAAGCTGGTCCAACTGAAGATCAGGCAACTCCGAAACAAGAAAGGAAAATCACAGAATTCATGAAAGTTGGAGGAGAGGTTGCAAGTGGAAATAGTGTTGCACGATGTCTATTGACGGAATATCATCAAAATCAAGGATCACCGAAGAGGCAGCCAGCTGTACAGCAGAATGGATCTAACAGTTACGATTCACAGCAGCAGCAACCACAAATGAATCAGCATGAAATGCAAAACTCATATTGGGGAGTTGCTACACCGTCATTGGGTGTTAATAATCGTGGAACCCCGACTCCAACTCAACAACAACATTATTCATCGGATTCAAACTCAAACTCGAATCAATCACCACCTGGTCAGGGAAATCAATCAGGAAGGATGGTGAGAACAATCGATGAAGAGACTCAGACGGATTCTTCGCTATCTCAG GCTAATCCTCAAAATGCTGATGAAGTCGCCAAAATGAATAGAATCATTGAAGACCATCGTCGCCAAATCGAAGAGTTGAACTCGAAGAATAGTTTGGAACGAAGAAAGAATGAAGCTTCGAAAGAAACAATCAAGCGATTACTTATCGATAAGAATCAGATCGAACGAAAAGCCCTTCGCGACAAAACGGCTGCCGATTCACCTCGAATTGGATGTTTCAAAACTACTCGAACTGGTGATTCATTCCGTGATCAATGGGTTGATGGGTGGGCGTTTGCCGAAATGGATAAGAAAACTGAACAGATCAATGCTGAAAGAAATGAAATTGCAAGTGCTTCTGCCttgttgaaaaaacgaaaGCCTCTTGGAATCGGTAAAGAACCTAAACGCCCACAGGCAGTCAATTCTCAAAATGACTCCAACGGTATGCAGCCATCAACAAGTTCCAATACGAATGGAGACGATGCGATCTTCAGACGACCTGAAGAACCGAAAGAAATCCAGTACCAAGAGTACATTGAGCTCGATGAAATCTATAAACTGCGCAGGGAGCACttgagaaaagaagaaactgATCTCTCCATGGAGAAAGAAAGATTGGAAAAGGAGAAGCAGCATCATGTGAGAGAGCTGAAACGAGCTTCGAATGAAAGTGCGTCACAGTTCAATGATCATCGACTCTTGCATAAAAGATACCTCATGCTGAACTTGCTCGGTAAGGGTGGATTCAGTGAGGTCTGGAAGGCGTTCGACATTGAAGAGAACCGGTATGTCGCATGCAAGATCCATCATGTTAACAAAGACTGgaaggaggagaagaaggCGAACTACGTCAAGCACGCGATGCGTGAAAAAGACATCCACAAGTCATTGGATCATTGCCGAATTGTGAAGCAATACGATCTGCTCACAATCGACAATCACTCGTTCTGCACGGTTCTCGAATATGTGCCGGGCAACGACCTCGATTTCTACCTCAAGCAGAACAGGTCGATCAGTGAGAAGGAGGCTCGAAGCATTATTATGCAAGTTGTTTCTGCTCTTGTCTATCTGAATGAAAAGAGCACTCCCATCATTCATTATGATCTAAAGCCTGCGAATATTCTTCTCGAGTCAGGAAACACCAGCGGTGCAATCAAGATCACCGACTTTGGGCTGTCGAAAATCATGGAGGGAGAGAGTGACGATCATGACTTGGGAATCGAGCTCACCTCACAGTTCGCTGGAACTTATTGGTATCTTCCACCTGAGACCTTCATCGTTCCACCACCAAAGATCACTTGTAAAGTCGATGTCTGGAGTATTGGAGTCATCTTCTATCAATGTATCTATGGAAAGAAGCCGTTCGGAAATGATCTGACTCAACAAAAGATCCTCGAATACAATACGATTATTAATGCAAGAGAAGTGTCATTCCCAAGCAAGCCTCAg gTGAGCTCCGCTGCTCAAGATTTCATAAGAAGATGCCTGCAGTACAGGAAAGAAGACAGAGCAGATGTTTTCGAGCTGGCGAAGCATGAGCTTTTCAGACCAAGAGGagcg
- the tlk-1 gene encoding Serine/threonine-protein kinase tousled-like 1 (Confirmed by transcript evidence), whose product MSMLSMDGIVAGGGSSSGGGERSFVLEQKMFNTGPQNKALPTVQSSGSSSNHAPIVGESPLGTVSSTMATGDTGRVGNVTYMSSGMLGATQFMPQNSSHPSTSVMMQQVPPQNGGATRSSPTEMQQCMQAMSEDSIEMRDYNSGVHHMHPHQMQMQQQQQHHQQQYNMSYHNHQQQMQQMHYHQQQQQYQQQQAQHHQMYAPQIQQQQQQPQQQSQQQSAQQPQQSSAALQHVNESSNLSSAGSISDREPEQHGGTPQRPTAPQSSTATDKKTRKRRKAGPTEDQATPKQERKITEFMKVGGEVASGNSVARCLLTEYHQNQGSPKRQPAVQQNGSNSYDSQQQQPQMNQHEMQNSYWGVATPSLGVNNRGTPTPTQQQHYSSDSNSNSNQSPPGQGNQSGRMVRTIDEETQTDSSLSQANPQNADEVAKMNRIIEDHRRQIEELNSKNSLERRKNEASKETIKRLLIDKNQIERKALRDKTAADSPRIGCFKTTRTGDSFRDQWVDGWAFAEMDKKTEQINAERNEIASASALLKKRKPLGIGKEPKRPQAVNSQNDSNGMQPSTSSNTNGDDAIFRRPEEPKEIQYQEYIELDEIYKLRREHLRKEETDLSMEKERLEKEKQHHVRELKRASNESASQFNDHRLLHKRYLMLNLLGKGGFSEVWKAFDIEENRYVACKIHHVNKDWKEEKKANYVKHAMREKDIHKSLDHCRIVKQYDLLTIDNHSFCTVLEYVPGNDLDFYLKQNRSISEKEARSIIMQVVSALVYLNEKSTPIIHYDLKPANILLESGNTSGAIKITDFGLSKIMEGESDDHDLGIELTSQFAGTYWYLPPETFIVPPPKITCKVDVWSIGVIFYQCIYGKKPFGNDLTQQKILEYNTIINAREVSFPSKPQVSSAAQDFIRRCLQYRKEDRADVFELAKHELFRPRGAIRASVAGSLLLVIITLCQHSNRSEDRLCVSNV is encoded by the exons ATGTCGATGTTGTCAATGGACGGTATCGTCGCAGGAGGCGGAAGCAGCAGTGGTGGCGGAGAACGAAGTTTCGTATTAGAGCAAAAGATGTTCAATACGGGCCCACAGAACAAAGCTTTACCAACG GTCCAGAGCAGCGGTTCATCATCGAATCACGCTCCGATCGTCGGCGAGTCTCCACTCGGCACTGTGAGCAGCACAATGGCTACCGGTGATACGGGTCGTGTTGGA aacgtgACCTATATGAGTTCCGGAATGCTCGGTGCAACACAGTTTATGCCACAAAATTCAAGTCATCCATCAACGTCTGTAATGATGCAACAGGTACCACCACAAAACGGTGGTGCAACACGTTCATCACCAACTGAGATGCAACAGTGTATGCAGGCAATGTCAGAAGACTCGATAGAAATGCGGGATTATAATTCTGGAGTTCATCATATGCATCCTCATCAAATGCAAatgcaacagcagcagcaacatCATCAGCAGCAATACAATATGTCGTATCATAATCATCAACAACAAATGCAGCAGATGCATTACCACCAG CAGCAACAGCAATATCAGCAGCAGCAGGCTCAACATCATCAGATGTATGCTCCACAAATTCAGCAACAGCAACAGCAGCCCCAGCAACAGTCACAACAACAGTCTGCCCAACAGCCCCAACAGTCATCGGCTGCGTTACAACATGTGAATGAGTCGAGCAATCTCTCGTCGGCTGGTAGTATTTCGGATCGTGAACCAGAGCAACACGGTGGTACCCCTCAACG ACCGACAGCGCCACAGTCGTCGACAGCCACTGACAAGAAAACCAGAAAGCGACGAAAAGCTGGTCCAACTGAAGATCAGGCAACTCCGAAACAAGAAAGGAAAATCACAGAATTCATGAAAGTTGGAGGAGAGGTTGCAAGTGGAAATAGTGTTGCACGATGTCTATTGACGGAATATCATCAAAATCAAGGATCACCGAAGAGGCAGCCAGCTGTACAGCAGAATGGATCTAACAGTTACGATTCACAGCAGCAGCAACCACAAATGAATCAGCATGAAATGCAAAACTCATATTGGGGAGTTGCTACACCGTCATTGGGTGTTAATAATCGTGGAACCCCGACTCCAACTCAACAACAACATTATTCATCGGATTCAAACTCAAACTCGAATCAATCACCACCTGGTCAGGGAAATCAATCAGGAAGGATGGTGAGAACAATCGATGAAGAGACTCAGACGGATTCTTCGCTATCTCAG GCTAATCCTCAAAATGCTGATGAAGTCGCCAAAATGAATAGAATCATTGAAGACCATCGTCGCCAAATCGAAGAGTTGAACTCGAAGAATAGTTTGGAACGAAGAAAGAATGAAGCTTCGAAAGAAACAATCAAGCGATTACTTATCGATAAGAATCAGATCGAACGAAAAGCCCTTCGCGACAAAACGGCTGCCGATTCACCTCGAATTGGATGTTTCAAAACTACTCGAACTGGTGATTCATTCCGTGATCAATGGGTTGATGGGTGGGCGTTTGCCGAAATGGATAAGAAAACTGAACAGATCAATGCTGAAAGAAATGAAATTGCAAGTGCTTCTGCCttgttgaaaaaacgaaaGCCTCTTGGAATCGGTAAAGAACCTAAACGCCCACAGGCAGTCAATTCTCAAAATGACTCCAACGGTATGCAGCCATCAACAAGTTCCAATACGAATGGAGACGATGCGATCTTCAGACGACCTGAAGAACCGAAAGAAATCCAGTACCAAGAGTACATTGAGCTCGATGAAATCTATAAACTGCGCAGGGAGCACttgagaaaagaagaaactgATCTCTCCATGGAGAAAGAAAGATTGGAAAAGGAGAAGCAGCATCATGTGAGAGAGCTGAAACGAGCTTCGAATGAAAGTGCGTCACAGTTCAATGATCATCGACTCTTGCATAAAAGATACCTCATGCTGAACTTGCTCGGTAAGGGTGGATTCAGTGAGGTCTGGAAGGCGTTCGACATTGAAGAGAACCGGTATGTCGCATGCAAGATCCATCATGTTAACAAAGACTGgaaggaggagaagaaggCGAACTACGTCAAGCACGCGATGCGTGAAAAAGACATCCACAAGTCATTGGATCATTGCCGAATTGTGAAGCAATACGATCTGCTCACAATCGACAATCACTCGTTCTGCACGGTTCTCGAATATGTGCCGGGCAACGACCTCGATTTCTACCTCAAGCAGAACAGGTCGATCAGTGAGAAGGAGGCTCGAAGCATTATTATGCAAGTTGTTTCTGCTCTTGTCTATCTGAATGAAAAGAGCACTCCCATCATTCATTATGATCTAAAGCCTGCGAATATTCTTCTCGAGTCAGGAAACACCAGCGGTGCAATCAAGATCACCGACTTTGGGCTGTCGAAAATCATGGAGGGAGAGAGTGACGATCATGACTTGGGAATCGAGCTCACCTCACAGTTCGCTGGAACTTATTGGTATCTTCCACCTGAGACCTTCATCGTTCCACCACCAAAGATCACTTGTAAAGTCGATGTCTGGAGTATTGGAGTCATCTTCTATCAATGTATCTATGGAAAGAAGCCGTTCGGAAATGATCTGACTCAACAAAAGATCCTCGAATACAATACGATTATTAATGCAAGAGAAGTGTCATTCCCAAGCAAGCCTCAg gTGAGCTCCGCTGCTCAAGATTTCATAAGAAGATGCCTGCAGTACAGGAAAGAAGACAGAGCAGATGTTTTCGAGCTGGCGAAGCATGAGCTTTTCAGACCAAGAGGagcg
- the tlk-1 gene encoding Protein kinase domain-containing protein (Confirmed by transcript evidence), translating into MATGDTGRVGNVTYMSSGMLGATQFMPQNSSHPSTSVMMQQVPPQNGGATRSSPTEMQQCMQAMSEDSIEMRDYNSGVHHMHPHQMQMQQQQQHHQQQYNMSYHNHQQQMQQMHYHQQQQQYQQQQAQHHQMYAPQIQQQQQQPQQQSQQQSAQQPQQSSAALQHVNESSNLSSAGSISDREPEQHGGTPQRPTAPQSSTATDKKTRKRRKAGPTEDQATPKQERKITEFMKVGGEVASGNSVARCLLTEYHQNQGSPKRQPAVQQNGSNSYDSQQQQPQMNQHEMQNSYWGVATPSLGVNNRGTPTPTQQQHYSSDSNSNSNQSPPGQGNQSGRMVRTIDEETQTDSSLSQANPQNADEVAKMNRIIEDHRRQIEELNSKNSLERRKNEASKETIKRLLIDKNQIERKALRDKTAADSPRIGCFKTTRTGDSFRDQWVDGWAFAEMDKKTEQINAERNEIASASALLKKRKPLGIGKEPKRPQAVNSQNDSNGMQPSTSSNTNGDDAIFRRPEEPKEIQYQEYIELDEIYKLRREHLRKEETDLSMEKERLEKEKQHHVRELKRASNESASQFNDHRLLHKRYLMLNLLGKGGFSEVWKAFDIEENRYVACKIHHVNKDWKEEKKANYVKHAMREKDIHKSLDHCRIVKQYDLLTIDNHSFCTVLEYVPGNDLDFYLKQNRSISEKEARSIIMQVVSALVYLNEKSTPIIHYDLKPANILLESGNTSGAIKITDFGLSKIMEGESDDHDLGIELTSQFAGTYWYLPPETFIVPPPKITCKVDVWSIGVIFYQCIYGKKPFGNDLTQQKILEYNTIINAREVSFPSKPQVSSAAQDFIRRCLQYRKEDRADVFELAKHELFRPRGAIRASVAGSVSSPSIPRSPSVNREDDNM; encoded by the exons ATGGCTACCGGTGATACGGGTCGTGTTGGA aacgtgACCTATATGAGTTCCGGAATGCTCGGTGCAACACAGTTTATGCCACAAAATTCAAGTCATCCATCAACGTCTGTAATGATGCAACAGGTACCACCACAAAACGGTGGTGCAACACGTTCATCACCAACTGAGATGCAACAGTGTATGCAGGCAATGTCAGAAGACTCGATAGAAATGCGGGATTATAATTCTGGAGTTCATCATATGCATCCTCATCAAATGCAAatgcaacagcagcagcaacatCATCAGCAGCAATACAATATGTCGTATCATAATCATCAACAACAAATGCAGCAGATGCATTACCACCAG CAGCAACAGCAATATCAGCAGCAGCAGGCTCAACATCATCAGATGTATGCTCCACAAATTCAGCAACAGCAACAGCAGCCCCAGCAACAGTCACAACAACAGTCTGCCCAACAGCCCCAACAGTCATCGGCTGCGTTACAACATGTGAATGAGTCGAGCAATCTCTCGTCGGCTGGTAGTATTTCGGATCGTGAACCAGAGCAACACGGTGGTACCCCTCAACG ACCGACAGCGCCACAGTCGTCGACAGCCACTGACAAGAAAACCAGAAAGCGACGAAAAGCTGGTCCAACTGAAGATCAGGCAACTCCGAAACAAGAAAGGAAAATCACAGAATTCATGAAAGTTGGAGGAGAGGTTGCAAGTGGAAATAGTGTTGCACGATGTCTATTGACGGAATATCATCAAAATCAAGGATCACCGAAGAGGCAGCCAGCTGTACAGCAGAATGGATCTAACAGTTACGATTCACAGCAGCAGCAACCACAAATGAATCAGCATGAAATGCAAAACTCATATTGGGGAGTTGCTACACCGTCATTGGGTGTTAATAATCGTGGAACCCCGACTCCAACTCAACAACAACATTATTCATCGGATTCAAACTCAAACTCGAATCAATCACCACCTGGTCAGGGAAATCAATCAGGAAGGATGGTGAGAACAATCGATGAAGAGACTCAGACGGATTCTTCGCTATCTCAG GCTAATCCTCAAAATGCTGATGAAGTCGCCAAAATGAATAGAATCATTGAAGACCATCGTCGCCAAATCGAAGAGTTGAACTCGAAGAATAGTTTGGAACGAAGAAAGAATGAAGCTTCGAAAGAAACAATCAAGCGATTACTTATCGATAAGAATCAGATCGAACGAAAAGCCCTTCGCGACAAAACGGCTGCCGATTCACCTCGAATTGGATGTTTCAAAACTACTCGAACTGGTGATTCATTCCGTGATCAATGGGTTGATGGGTGGGCGTTTGCCGAAATGGATAAGAAAACTGAACAGATCAATGCTGAAAGAAATGAAATTGCAAGTGCTTCTGCCttgttgaaaaaacgaaaGCCTCTTGGAATCGGTAAAGAACCTAAACGCCCACAGGCAGTCAATTCTCAAAATGACTCCAACGGTATGCAGCCATCAACAAGTTCCAATACGAATGGAGACGATGCGATCTTCAGACGACCTGAAGAACCGAAAGAAATCCAGTACCAAGAGTACATTGAGCTCGATGAAATCTATAAACTGCGCAGGGAGCACttgagaaaagaagaaactgATCTCTCCATGGAGAAAGAAAGATTGGAAAAGGAGAAGCAGCATCATGTGAGAGAGCTGAAACGAGCTTCGAATGAAAGTGCGTCACAGTTCAATGATCATCGACTCTTGCATAAAAGATACCTCATGCTGAACTTGCTCGGTAAGGGTGGATTCAGTGAGGTCTGGAAGGCGTTCGACATTGAAGAGAACCGGTATGTCGCATGCAAGATCCATCATGTTAACAAAGACTGgaaggaggagaagaaggCGAACTACGTCAAGCACGCGATGCGTGAAAAAGACATCCACAAGTCATTGGATCATTGCCGAATTGTGAAGCAATACGATCTGCTCACAATCGACAATCACTCGTTCTGCACGGTTCTCGAATATGTGCCGGGCAACGACCTCGATTTCTACCTCAAGCAGAACAGGTCGATCAGTGAGAAGGAGGCTCGAAGCATTATTATGCAAGTTGTTTCTGCTCTTGTCTATCTGAATGAAAAGAGCACTCCCATCATTCATTATGATCTAAAGCCTGCGAATATTCTTCTCGAGTCAGGAAACACCAGCGGTGCAATCAAGATCACCGACTTTGGGCTGTCGAAAATCATGGAGGGAGAGAGTGACGATCATGACTTGGGAATCGAGCTCACCTCACAGTTCGCTGGAACTTATTGGTATCTTCCACCTGAGACCTTCATCGTTCCACCACCAAAGATCACTTGTAAAGTCGATGTCTGGAGTATTGGAGTCATCTTCTATCAATGTATCTATGGAAAGAAGCCGTTCGGAAATGATCTGACTCAACAAAAGATCCTCGAATACAATACGATTATTAATGCAAGAGAAGTGTCATTCCCAAGCAAGCCTCAg gTGAGCTCCGCTGCTCAAGATTTCATAAGAAGATGCCTGCAGTACAGGAAAGAAGACAGAGCAGATGTTTTCGAGCTGGCGAAGCATGAGCTTTTCAGACCAAGAGGagcg